gtcagggaacagggggttggatggggcaggagtcccgggaggggcaccaggaatgagaggaggggttggatgggttggcagagctctgggggtggtcaggggacagggtccgggtgtgtgtggatggggcagggatcccagaaCGGCTGTCAGAGAACGGGGGGTTGGAAAGGGCAGGAGTCCGGAGGGGGTGGGATAGGAGATGGGGGCTGgtccacgaccccctcccctaaccggccctccatacaatttacgaaacccgatgtagccctcaggccaaaaagtttgcccacccctggactaggcTATCCAGCTATCTAGCAGGGAGACGTTGTTCACGGCACATGGGTGCCCCCTGCAGGTGCAGCCAGGGCTGCCACACTGGGCCGGTGCGAAAGAGGCTGAGGAGGGCAGACTGAAAAGTTTCATTGAGACACACAATAAAAATCCTCCCTCCTCCAAAACCCAACACCCCTCGCACCCACCCCCAGGTCTGGCATTGCCAGCCAAGGGGAACTCCAGAGAAGCGGGCTGGGGcacgccctgcccccgctggggcACCCAGACCTGGATTTGCAGTGGACATGTTCAGTCAAGACATGGAATTGTGCTGAGCAATCTCCCCTGCAGCTGACGgtgagcagtgtccttgggcCACTCCAAGCGGCAACTCTAGGGGAGCCCTACCAGTGATTAATGTAGATATagctgtgtgcatgtatgtgcgTCTGTGCATGCCCCTGTGTGTGCCCACATGGGCCTGTCTGTGTGTGGGCATAAGGCGGTGAGATTTCAGCAAATGTTGACAGAGCCAAGCCAGCTTTCGTCAAGCTCACTTGCTAAAATAGCAGGaaaacctgcagcagcagcacaggcggCAGCACAGGCTGGCCACCCGAGTACATACTCAGGATCCCAGGTAGGATGGCACTCAGAAAGCTAGCcaatgctgctgtggcttcacagCTATTGTGAGCAAGCTAGCTTCCTCCAAGCTACTCATGTATGCCTACAGAATCGCGGCAGGAACTGGTGACTTTTACGTAGCGTTCCAGCCAGaagcagggtggcacagattcACCTCAGAGCAATTGCTAGGGTCAGCGTTCTGTCACTTCGCTTTCCTCCTGAGGAGAACTTAATAGTCAGGAAGATCAAATTTCAAAGTAGGTCCAGGAAACATCACAACAGCAAATCAACCAAGCATTGGAGTGGGGCATTGCATGGGTGTGCTGAGGTGGTTTTTCGGAGACAGAGACACTGCCCTCTGgcaccccattgacttcacatcCTAACCCGCGTTTACATAGCACCTCTGATTCCAAAGGCTCTCCCAGGGTTTTACACCCCACGGGACAACTCTGCGGCTGGAGTAATTTGACACAACTCAGTTGACTTCAGGGGAGCTttgctgattgacaccagctgtaTGTGTAGAGAGAAACAATGGGGGGAAGCCGAATGTGGCCAGGCAATGGCCTCACCAGGCCAACTTTTGCCCAAAATGCACGACGGGATGGTTGATTACCTGTCACATCTCTCTGGGCCTATGACATCAGTGTCACTCTAAATGACTTTCCCTTAAACGACCTAATGGGCTTCTCCATACTTAGAGCACCAGCAAAGTCAATACCCAAGCATGACGGAGCACAAGAGGCCCCTCCCCAGCATGCATGCTGCCGccaggagggtggtgatggaagaggaggagggagtgggaacagagaagctccttggggcagggacaatcttTTGATTCAttatctgtacagcacctaccacaacgGGGTCTTGGCCCAGGGCTGGAGGTTCTAGACATTCCCACcatacaaatgataaataataaccCTGAAGGTACAAAACAGGCCTGTTAGTTTTGCTACAAATTGTGTTGAGATCCAAGAGGAAAGAGCAGAAACAGACTAGAGATCTGTGCATGTATTCAGAGCCAGTAAAGGAAACGGACGCAGAGGAATTAAAAGCACAGTCAAAAGTAACCTTGTTAACATGGAAAAAGTGTAGAGACCAAGTGAGCTACAAAACCTTTACTAGCTTCCTGCCCTGGGTTAATTCAGCAGCTGGGATGGTAGGCTACGCTTCCAAGTGCAGGGAAGGCACCGAACTGGTGAGCGCTTCCTCTCTGCCCGGTTCCTTGCTCTGGAATGCTCCTTCAGCTGCATTTGTTCCAGGATGTGCTGTGAGTCACTGGCCCATCCCTTCCCCAGGAAGAGCCCACAAACCTGTCCAACCTGACACTGCCAAACCCATGATCTAACTAGGAAATGAGGCTTGTCCAGGTGCTGCAGCAGCTAAAAGCCTAGTCTAGCTGGCAAGCGTGTCTGGGCTTTCTTGGGTCACTGTTCTGGCTCGTGAGCCTGGAAACCAGCCTGGGAGCAACCTCTCCTTCTGCAGGCGCAGAGCAGCTCCAGTGATGACAGTGAGGGTTACCCGCATCCTGTGGCGGAACTGGCCCCCTGTgtctcccccagcttgtgtctcCCTGGCACAATCTAGCCAGGGAGTTGCCATGCACTGTACTGTAGCTATCCTGTCACTGCATAGCAGTAAACCCCTCCCCAAAGGCTAGGCCAAAGGGCCAGGCCCTGCAGCCATTGCTCAGACCTATAGCGGGGAGAAGAGTGAATCACATTCTCCACCCCACAGTCAAAGATTTCGTGAAACtcattgaataaattatttgGCCAGTTATCGTTTGACCATTTCTGTGTGGTTCAAATGCCCTGTGCAGCCAATGGGGGTCTgacctgagtaaagactgcaggatgaGCCTCTTCCCCTGGAAATACCCAGCTCTTCCACGACAGCCAGTAAACACCCAGCTATCCCATGAAATTAACCCTGTAATTGTCCCGCTATTCCACAACACCAGCTATCAGATCAAGATTCACCCTGGAAATGCCTTGCTGCCATATGGTAACCATCCTACTGTTCCATCCCATAAGTACCTGACCTACCAACACCCTGCTACTCCACGGGCACTGGCCTTATATGTAAATCTGTTTCCATTGTATAGCATTCTCCTTGTCACTTCTAGCTCTGCCTCGCCATGGCCCTCATCGTTGAAATGGCAGGTAGAAGGCACAGTAAGCAATACTGGCAATTCCCAGGGACTGTAAGTAACACATCATCCTTTTTGCCCTGTATGGTAACATTTCAATACCCTGTCTGCTCCTGATGTTCATGCCCTGTTACATTCCAATGTGAGTGGAGAGTGCTTTGGCCATTTGCAAACCTGAATCCCTGATATTTAGGCAACTGAATCTAAGGAATAAAAGAGACCTCATTTTCAGAACTCGGGCTGGTCAGAAATTAGCTGGCCAAACtggttttcagtggaaaattgggGTTTCGAGTCAATGAAATTCTTCCCCATCAGTGTCTTCTTTCAGCAGAAAACAgagaaaaactgtttttttccAACTTTCCCTGAAAATTTCCCCAAATCCCCCCTCCATTTTCTAACCACTTCCACTCAGCCCCACCATCTCCCATTTACTGCACTgggacctgggggggggggggctcagcacctctgcaaatcagaccaCCTTGATTTAGGTGCCTCAATATGGATTTAGTTGCCTACCTGTCAGCACCTAAATCCACTATGGTTGGAACATTTTGGCTTAAGCAAATACACTGCAATGTCAGGTTTCAATCCCTTGTTAACCATGCTCCTGGCCAGCTGAGGAAAGCCAGTGACACCCATTTGAACCCTGTTTCTGGAGTCTCGTTAGGCTGCACTGATGCCTGGGAGACTCGCTGAGGATGAATACGAGACCCGGTGTGTGAACGCACAGGCTGCTCCAGAACAGAGGGataatgcagcccaaaatgcacTTGGTTTGCTGATCTGAGGAGTGCGGGTCAGTGTGATAATACTTGCTAGTGCACGAGcgtctgtcctgcaggggttagGTTCTGCTcccaactccattgacttccccTGACACCCGAGATGACCATATGGCCCAAAGCTTTAATAGCATGGAAAAACCCACCCTGCAGCATCAGCTGTGATGTGCTATGTGGCACTAAGCTATCCCTGCAGCAGGCCCTTCACAGCTGCTGTGCCATCTTTAATAAGAAAGCACTGCACACTCCCCTACACACCCCAGCTGGCTAGTGCAGAGGGCCTCCAGGATCAATgccccccctcctctgcctctaTTGCAGAGGCTAATACCATTGACCCTGCAGAGTCCCAAGGGAGTACGAAGTGGGTAAAGCCCCCTTTCTCGTACACCCAATAGATCTGATGCTACTTCTTTGTGGGAAGGGAACTAAAGGCCAGGCAGAGACTAGCAAGGTTCTCCTGTcatcccagtgctgcagcagcactccctGTGctctggagggggaaggagggtctCGAGTGATGCTGTTAAACTAAGGCAAAGAACAGAAGAAAACAggagaaacataaggaacagaagaaaagagacagaaaCGGATGCTGGATAGAAATGCCACCGTCTCCCACTGGGAAGCCCTTTGGTAAGGTGCGCATGACAGAGTCAGTGGAGAGGAGAGGCTGCAACTGAATGGCCCGTGAAGTTGCAGAGAGGACACACAAAAGGCTTTGCAAAGTGGAGGTGGAAATTCAGAAGGTGAGAAgaaggctgagccagggggttgATGCTCCATAGTGTTGCCagacaaggaaaagaaaaggcaCCAGAGTTCCTGCTGTTTCAGTGAAGGTTCTAGTAATGATCTTCTAAGGTCTGCACACTTGGGCTCTTATTAAACTCAGAGGTTGTATGACATGCATTcgctgcttctctctccctccagaaCCCAGTCTGCAAAACTGTCCAGCTCTCATTACACATACTCGGCTGGGCTGGCTCTCTCTGTAGGCTTTAGGCTACACCACACTCCTcctcccctggccaggccctGCATCAGAAAGAGCCCAGATTCTGCTCCTCTTGCTCAGTTCAACATCCTCAGGACCATAATGAGCCAACAGCTGGCAGTGGAGGGCTGGCTACAGATGGGCACGTTCTTTGCATTCAAAACCTCCAAGCTATTGGCTGGTTAGTTTGGGTTTGTTTGGCTTTTTGCACATCAATCACCAGTTAGATATGATCGTGGCCAGTTGAGGAACCCCTAAAACACCCATTTTAATCCCATTACTTGAAGTAAAAAGAAGGTTTCCACACCTGGGGTTCAATCCCTGCATTCCTGGTGGAATAAGACGGTCTCGGAGCTTGGAAGACTCCTTTGGCTCTTGGTGACAAAACTCTGGAAGGGGATGCAAAGGGAGCTTCTGGTGGGGCACTTGTTCTGATGTCTTGAGCAATAAGCACAGTCCCAGAGGATGGAGAAAGAGGAACATATGTTGGCCTGCTTGAACTTGACAGAGCAGGAGAATGAAAAACAGGGGAAGCTGTCAAGGGAGACGTTGGGCACGAGGTATGTCTCATGTAAGAATGAGAGTCAGGAAACGCAGGTTGTGGGGGTGGTGCCCCTCTTGGCAAAGACCTCACCGGTTCTTTAGCTGGGGACAGGATGAACAAAGATGATTGGAGCTGGTATGGCTGCTGCTTTGAGATTTCCAGCTCCTGTCGGGAAATCTCACTCTCCATGATGTTGCTGTTGTACAAAGATGCTGGGGGAGTTTTTGATGACCTGGCTGGACTCTTGGGGGAGTGTTTGAAGACCATGGGTGTTACATGAATATTGGAAGCATACTTCCAGGATGGAGGCAGAGACATGGTGGGAGAAGGTGACCTGGCCAAGCCAGGGTGTGCTGGGGACTCAATAACATACTTCTCCATCCTTGACTGCCTTCTGGCAAACAGTTCAGCTCCTTTTCCTTTTGCTTCGGTTAGGTTTTGATTGGGTTTCATTTGAGGCTTAGGCTGTATGCTTGGGGACTTCAGGCACGAAGACCACTCCGGGGGATTGTCTGCAGAATCCAGGTGAAGCCCACCTTTCAGGGCATTCTGATGCAGGAAGTTGGAAGCTTCTGCCCCAAGGGCAAATGGTTCTTCCTCTTGGACTGGTTCTCCTTGCTCCTTCTGCTTCCTCCTTACATCTGCATTCTGCACTAAATTCAAAAGATCTGGGTTTGGAGCCACCTTTGGCTTTTCAACGAAGGTGAACATGGATTTTTTAGTTGTTCTCCGGGCCATGGACTCCTCTAGTATTCCTGTTTTATGCAAGGGTGTTGATCTGCTTTCTCCATGGTGAGGCCCTTGCAGAATGAGAAGCTTCTGTTCTGCACTAGGATACAAGGCTGAATATGCAGGAGGCGACCTGACCCTAGTTACTGGAGGGGGGCTGAACAAGGTCTCTGCATAGGTAGGGGGTGGAGGAAGTTCTACCCCTGGACTTTTTTCTGTTGGTTGGCTTATTGTAGCTGATGATTGAGTCCCAAATGGTCTTGCTGTTCTGTTCTTCACCGGCATGGGTTTAGCCAAAGTGAGGTGAACTTCGTAATATTGCGTATTGGGTCCGCCATTGCACTCTTTGCTGGTAACCGGAGCAGCTGCCTCTTTGTCGGTAACTGGAGCAGCCGCCTCTTTGTCGGTCACGGGCACATTCTGCTCTTTGTTGATAACTTCTCCATTCTGCTCCTTGTCGATAACGGGGGCCGTCTGCTCCTTGATAGGAACTGGCGCGTTGTTCTCGCTGTCAATCACTGGTGCATGTTCATGCTCATTGACGCTAGGTTCGTGCACTCCATTGGTTGATGCTACCTTTATGTTCTCCTTTAAGTAGATAGTTAGAGGAACCTGCTCTATGTTTCCACTAGGAGACTCCTTGAGGGATGGCACTGGGATTGTCTGGAGAACGATCTCCTCACTTTTGACTTCACTCTTTGGTGGGGACTGTGTTTTCTCTAGGCAGGTGTTTTCCTCATATTCTTCCATGTTGCCTTTAAGGATCTGCAGTCCAGGATCTTCTGTGCAGAGTAATTCTTTCAGTTCTTTGCTGCCTTCTAAAGTCTGTCTCAAATGCAGCAATTTCCCATGGTTTGGGAAGCTCTGCTGAAGAGCTTTCGGGCTGCCTCTTGTGGCTGCTTCCTCATCACTTCTCCTGGTGCTTGCCAAAGTGAACTCATTCACCCTCTGCTTGCGCCTGTGGAAGAGCAGCACACCTTTGGAGTTTGAGCTGGGCGGGTTCGTTAGCTGGGCTGCGATTTTCTGGCTCCTGGCTTTGGCCTCTTTCAGCTCCTTCTCGGAGAGACTGGCACTCCTGGAAAGATCTGGAAGGAGAAAACAAAGAGAGGAGAGTATGAACAAGGAGGGACCAAGGAGCCTGAAGAATGCAAAACTCCATTTATCTCTGCTTATTACTtatattctcacacacacacacacacacacacacccctcctctctgctcatgCTGGACAGGACGAATCCTGCATTCGAATCACTTTCCCTACTGCTATGAGTCTCTAAAAATGAATGCGCTAAAGCCCAGTGCAGATGCCAACAAAACAATAAACCAGCAGTGCAGCCGGCAAGAACTCAACACACATCAAAGCAAGAGGCTCCGAGCAAATCAGTGACAAAAATCCCCCCTGCCTTGTAGTTTAGGAACAAGAGGGCGGCAGGGGGAAGTTGACCAAACATGCTCCTCTGTAGGTACGTGTGGAGTATAACGGGGATGATGCTGCAGGGACAACAAACAAAGGGTTGTGGTGCAGATCCTGGAAGATGGTGGAATTTAGGAGAATTAGTCTTCCAAAAAAGGGAGATCTAGGTGACCCCTCAGGCGACTGACAGCTGCAGATTGCATCCTTGGATAGCCGTGGGATAGGGGACTGAAAGGGAGGTGTTGCAAGACTTTCCATTATAGCACAGAAAGTTAAATCCCTTGCACTGTAACTCAAAAAGTatctcttggggaggggggataTTGAGACTCTACTCCAGAGCATCAGAgatcctccttctctccctgtctTACTAGCCCTATGCTGCCATGACTGTATTTCCAGATGGGGAGCATGGGATAGATCTGTCTGGATCCTGTCCATGATGCTCCTACATTTGCAAGCAGGGTAGCTGCAAAGCAGAGGGTGCACCCAATGGGGTGAGGTGCATCCAGCCCCCGCCAGCCTGTGATCCACCTAGTATAATGGAATCTACTGGCGTGATGCCTCCCATTccatcccctgccctgcaacccccTCAAAGACAAGGTTTCAGAACATGATGTGAAACGGGATTTTGAACAGAATGCGGGTTGGAGCCATCCTTGCAAGGCAAGGCTGTGCTGTGAAATTACTCTGATTCGCAGTAACGTTCAGGGATAGAATTATGCTGAGAGTCAACTCTCCAGTGCAGCAGGCTCTGCTGGGAGATGGCGCGTGGGGCCAGAGCTGGTATGGCTTGTCTTCTCCACCGCACGGGAAGTGGCGGGGACAGGAGATTTCCATATGGCTGCACTTCACCACTGGTCTGGACTAGGCAGCAGCTTCCAGGATCTGAACCAAGGGGCAGGTGGCTGCTTCAGGAGGGTCTGTAGGGCCATTCCTTTCACACAGAGAGGAACAAGCCCTGGAATGTCTTaggagcacaggcctggaaggagctcctgggtcatcaagtccagtccacTGCTACAATTCAGTCACAGACTCATTCGCTGGGGTTCAGGTTCGAGGACCCTGCGTGGTGAGAAGTCTCGCAGCCCAACCCGAACCCTCTGCACCACAATTAAACGgcctcttagcctgagccctgcaagctcaagtcagctggcacaggccagccacggggGGTCTATTGCAGTCTAGACACACCCTAAGGGCCTTGTCTGGCAACAGCcggaggtgctgagtaccctcaaGTCCCATTGAGCTGAGAGATCCCAAGATGGCACCCTGCTGTCTGCAGCCCTGAGAGGTTCACCCAGCAACAGCCAGACTCCATGGCTGTGCAGCCCTTTCAAACCTGGGGTCGTTTCTTGCTGTGTGTGAACTTGTTTCCCAGCATCACAGCCTCCGCTCGCTTAAACTAGGGCTTTGCCTCAACACTGCAACAGGAGGCAGCCTGTGTCGGGTGACAGGTGCTACCCAGACACTAGAGATGAGAAATCAACACGAGCCTCCGTCCCCAGAGATTAACGTGCAGGAGAAGCTCTAGAGGTTTGGTTCAGGACAGCACAAGAAGCCTGGATGCTTCTCAGCACCCCACTGGCTTAGAGATGAGACTGGCAGTTTAACCCGGCCGGATTTCTTGGATGCCTTCCAGCACTCCCTGGCTCCACTGGATCCTGCAAGAACAGCCGCTCTCGTGCTATTACCACAATTCCACTTCTGGCCCCAGCTAAAAGCAGGAAACGCCTGAGTTGTGTGAGGAAATCAGTTTATAAAAGATTCTCCAAAGTTTTGCCAACCCTGGAAAACTTCAATTCAGGAACCAGGCACCTTTTCACCCATCCCTGCTCTCGACCCTGTGCCAGTGCTTCGCTAGGGGCTAGCATCCAAGTGATGGAGGAACGGGGGTAACTACATTGGTTATACATTGCAGTGGAGCTGGCCACCAGACGTCCACATTGGGTGGGTTTAACGTAATCAAAACAAGCAGACAGGAATTGGAACGGAAGCTGTCTGATTGTGTCATGGTAAGTCTACCCCTGGCTGCAGCAGTCTGGCAGCTCCCATGACTTTCCACGCCTGTTTGTAGAAAGAAGCGAGTTTTTGTTCACATGAACCTGCTCGGGACAGCGCCCGGCACACACCTCGCTGCCTTCTAAGGCCATGCATTGCCTTTGAGACAACAGAAAAGTCCCAATTCCTTCGCTCCTTGCAACAGAACAGCGATTTTGAAAAGCAACAAAGACAACCACTGGGCGATTGGGTCCCAGTCTTCCTTCTAGTGTGTGTGTCGAGCTTTTCTTTATGGTTGCAGTGACTGTATTGGAAAGGAATTTATTGAAAGACTTCAAAAGGTTTCAGGTTGCAGTTCATTTGGTTTCAACCACCCTGAACAAACATGCTCAGAGCAGGAAGTTGGCCAGCTCTGAACTTCCTCAGACTACCCTCGCTCTTTTATTGTCCAAGCAGCGGCAAACCACAATGCATGCAGCAGGTATAAAGTTAGGAAAAGAAACCCTACTTTAGCTGGAAATGTCACAGCATCACCCGCAGGTAACCCCTAGGGCCGCTGACGAACCCTGTCGATGCAACGTTTGGTTTGGTTTCAAGGCAACACAAGATGGCAGCATCCGACAGGAAAGCTGTGTATGTTTTGGCCCGTTAGATGCAGCCTCAAGCAGTGGTTCAATCTAATTAACCCACCGGCTTCCTAGAATGGCACCCACTGAGCATTCCATGAAAGTGCTGAAGACATGCCAACTGCGTGACTCTTAACCCACCGAAAATCCATTCATGGGCCTCTGGGCTCTTCAAATGTTGGACAAAAGGCTGGATATGGGTCAGAACAAAAGTAGTTAGCGAAGTCCAAAAGGATGTGGAATGACATGGAATGCATTTTCTCTGGGTGAGCAATTTCCTAGGAAGGAGTGTTCTGAATCTCCCACAATTTAACCAGGCTGATTAGAGGAAACATCAGAAACAAAGCCCAGTCATAAAAAGTTTACAGCAGAATGGATGACATTCCTAATCTGGATAGCGGGCTGGACGCCACAGAGCATCTGGCTGGCCAAAGACTGTTCCCAGCTCGGAGTCCCATCCCACACTGGGATCAAAATCATGCTGGCCACAATTAGGGTTTTACCCGGCTATTGCTAGCAAGGTCCTAGCACAGTTCCCATGGAGAGGGAATTTCTTCAGCCAAAATATGCTACCGACTACCATCCTTGTCAGGGAAACCATGTGAGGAACTGCTGCAACTGTACACGATCACGTGACCATGGCAGCAGCTCGTACTGTTCCGATCCCAGCACAGATCCCAAAGGCTCAGAAAAGAAGCTGAGTCAACCTCTGTGTAGCCACTGGCTTCTCATCGCAGGCGTGGAgctcctgcctcctccctccttACAGGGGGAATCCgaggggatggggcagcagcGTCAGGGGTGTCTAGCGCAGAGATCCCAGAATGGGCCGGGTGGATGGCAACAGGAGAGACAGCAGAATGGAAACAGAGGGAGGAAAAGAGGCTAATGGAGGGAAGGAGATGGAAGGAGGAATGGGAAGGAGGGCCAGGAAGGGATGTGGCTGCTTCCGAAGGCACCTACCACCACCCTGGGGGTTGAAAAAGACAGATGGGCCCAGCCCATGAAGTTCAGAGTGGGAGCTGCCCTTCTCCGAAGCTTGAGGGCGTTTGATCTCAGAGCTGCTTTGGGCCCATCTCAGCCATGTGAGGGAACAGTGCCCGCCCCCAACATGACCAGCGCTTACACGCATGTGGGCACAAGTTCCTGCCTTGCTAGGGCATACATGGCACCCATGTGGGCCTGGCCCAGTGAACCTGGAACCCTCCTATCTCCCTGCAGGAGGCAACTGCcagacagcagcaggaggagctgaGAACCTGTCTCTGATATCAGCTTGCCTGGtaaccacccccagcctggaaaCCAGGGTCAGTGGGTGTCTGAGAGGCAGTGCTAATGCCAGCTGACAGCTGGGCTTCACTCCCCTGTGCTGGTTCTGctcccgctccctctccccatcaGACAGGGTAACCAGCTGGAGAGGCACCAGCGACCACAAACTCCAATCCATATGACTAAGGGATGGGCCAGACCAAcagctggggttttttttgcttggtaTCTGAGGCTTCCAGCACAGGGAACGGTCACAGGTTCCACCCTGCCTCCCTACCCACATCAATCTGAGAAATTCAGCAGCAGAGGGGTGCTGGTCTCAGAAAAGACACCACTCCCTCGTCGCCCAGCGAGGGATGCTGAAGGAGGAGTGGCAGGAATGGGCCTATTtgggtggggcaggctggagcagaggagaATCGATCAGACTGCCCGCCAGGCTGAGCAGGGCAAGCACCTCCCCTGTTTCCATGGGTAAGAAGCTGATCGCCTGCAGGGTGCAGGAATCTTCCCAACCCTAACAACTGCCTTCCTCCCATCACTGCCCACTGCTGGAAGGCATCATACAATGGGTCTGCCCCAGCCTGACCATTCCTGTATTCTCGGGAAATTACAGATCATTGCTGTAACATCCAGAGGGAAGTAAGTCCTGCAGACCGAGGCTGGGTCCCCACCAATGTATCACCCTTATATTAGCCCGCTTGCAACCACGGGTGGCCACCAAGCTCCAGCTGAGGGGACAGGAAGGGAATTCCCTACAGGCTGTGGGACCTGGCATGGGGCAGCACTACTGAGAAAACAAggagactctctctctcccctcgcAGCCTGGCAGCTCCCTTGACCTCATGGATCTCCCGGACGCACTCAGGGAgcaaatggcagagctggggcagcacaaagGACAAGAGGGGCTGGAGTGACGTTGCATGTTCAATGGCTGTTGGCTCTGTCGGTGCTGTTTGCACCTGTTCACCTCTCCTTGGTCGGTCCcgctgccagtgcacctcagtcctgaccaccTGCCACTCCTgctagccctgctctgcccccaagcTCTGCCAACATGGTAATCCTACCAACAGTACACCACCTGCAGTTCCAGTCCTGGGCCACCATGCCGAAAGGGCAGCAAGCTCTTCGGGGCTAGGGCCATTCTctcctata
The DNA window shown above is from Gopherus flavomarginatus isolate rGopFla2 chromosome 7, rGopFla2.mat.asm, whole genome shotgun sequence and carries:
- the SYNPO gene encoding synaptopodin: HPIRRAGERSPARLLKAQRLREAAQSKARPGGSQPGPEDLSRSASLSEKELKEAKARSQKIAAQLTNPPSSNSKGVLLFHRRKQRVNEFTLASTRRSDEEAATRGSPKALQQSFPNHGKLLHLRQTLEGSKELKELLCTEDPGLQILKGNMEEYEENTCLEKTQSPPKSEVKSEEIVLQTIPVPSLKESPSGNIEQVPLTIYLKENIKVASTNGVHEPSVNEHEHAPVIDSENNAPVPIKEQTAPVIDKEQNGEVINKEQNVPVTDKEAAAPVTDKEAAAPVTSKECNGGPNTQYYEVHLTLAKPMPVKNRTARPFGTQSSATISQPTEKSPGVELPPPPTYAETLFSPPPVTRVRSPPAYSALYPSAEQKLLILQGPHHGESRSTPLHKTGILEESMARRTTKKSMFTFVEKPKVAPNPDLLNLVQNADVRRKQKEQGEPVQEEEPFALGAEASNFLHQNALKGGLHLDSADNPPEWSSCLKSPSIQPKPQMKPNQNLTEAKGKGAELFARRQSRMEKYVIESPAHPGLARSPSPTMSLPPSWKYASNIHVTPMVFKHSPKSPARSSKTPPASLYNSNIMESEISRQELEISKQQPYQLQSSLFILSPAKEPVRSLPRGAPPPQPAFPDSHSYMRHTSCPTSPLTASPVFHSPALSSSSRPTYVPLSPSSGTVLIAQDIRTSAPPEAPFASPSRVLSPRAKGVFQAPRPSYSTRNAGIEPQERRVSLPASLTWTPRLVPHSSPFEGWARPTPEPEERPAEALRAANVRSPPPSMSPSWSERSLSPLRQEPEPKASRQMQARLARNIINAARRKSSSPKALGPDGVRPFTPPAGAGAPPASASPCSSPRALDNPSPSPQSPRAMRVDGGRHTSTGTPQFSTSSCISPRTLGSHSPTYISPLQSPRAARTDGHGSFTLPTNTGAPVLNTTAGSSPGTTASHSPTYRNLGPSPKATWVDGHRILMPPTSAGVLPANTSSCTSSRSLGSYSPTFIRPVQSPHAGARSPVKHYPSRSPTDSDVSIDSEDSEVKSPGIRSFNICPRGWNGSMRLKQGRLPSEAPCTS